Proteins from one Zavarzinia compransoris genomic window:
- a CDS encoding heme/hemin ABC transporter substrate-binding protein, with protein sequence MAILTRRGTAGLMAAALLAPLLARPRPAAAAAAAPARIISLDGSATEIFYLLGEEGRLVATDLTSTYPPAAAALPKIGYVRALTAEGIVAQRPDLILAPIDAGPPSTIQQLEAAGIPIRHLPDNPRPDGVAEKIRAVADLVGKPEAGEALARDVIDRFAAAEKAVAATTSRPKVLFLLDLGKGAPLAGGNSTSADAMIGLAGGINAVAEVKGFRPVSTEAIVAAAPDVVLVMGHVAERLGGPEGIAKLSPIDQTPAGRNGRIVAMDALYLLGFGPRSPDAVLDLARSLHPEMTTP encoded by the coding sequence ATGGCCATACTGACCAGGCGCGGAACCGCCGGCCTGATGGCCGCGGCCCTGCTGGCGCCCCTGCTGGCCCGGCCCCGGCCGGCCGCGGCCGCGGCCGCGGCGCCGGCGCGAATCATTTCCCTCGACGGTTCGGCGACGGAAATCTTCTACCTGCTGGGCGAGGAAGGCCGGCTGGTCGCGACCGACCTGACCAGCACCTACCCGCCGGCCGCCGCCGCCCTGCCCAAGATCGGCTATGTCCGCGCGCTCACCGCCGAGGGCATCGTGGCCCAGCGCCCCGACCTGATCCTGGCCCCGATCGACGCCGGCCCGCCGTCCACCATCCAGCAACTGGAGGCAGCGGGGATTCCGATCCGCCACCTGCCGGACAATCCGCGCCCGGATGGTGTCGCGGAAAAGATCCGCGCCGTCGCCGACCTCGTCGGCAAGCCCGAAGCGGGCGAGGCGCTGGCCCGCGACGTCATCGACCGTTTCGCCGCCGCCGAAAAGGCGGTGGCCGCCACCACCAGCCGGCCGAAAGTGCTGTTCCTGCTCGACCTCGGCAAGGGCGCGCCGCTTGCCGGGGGCAATTCGACCTCGGCCGATGCCATGATCGGCCTCGCCGGCGGCATCAATGCAGTGGCGGAGGTGAAGGGGTTCCGTCCGGTCTCGACCGAGGCGATCGTCGCCGCCGCCCCCGATGTCGTGCTCGTCATGGGCCATGTGGCGGAACGGCTCGGCGGGCCCGAGGGAATCGCCAAACTGTCGCCCATCGACCAGACCCCGGCCGGCCGGAACGGCCGCATCGTCGCCATGGATGCGCTTTACCTGCTCGGTTTCGGGCCGCGTTCGCCGGATGCGGTGCTGGACCTTGCCCGTTCCCTGCACCCCGAGATGACAACCCCATGA
- a CDS encoding hemin-degrading factor, translating into MPDDFPPTPVLADDLARRLADLKTSEPNLRARDLAARLGISEAELVALSCGDGTVRLTGPFGDILQRLPDLGPIMALTRNEQCVHEKVGRFDKVSVEGRMGLVLDPEIDLRVFLWHWHSGFALTEATKDGPRRSLQFFDADGTAIHKVYLRPESDLAAFERLSADFRADDQSRAQAVTPRPAAAVPKADEAIDLDGFRAGWRGLTDTHDFFNLLRSFEVQREQGLRLIGREFSRPLDPAAPKHILEQAAASGLPIMIFVGSAGVIQIHTGTVARIVEMGPWLNVMDPGFNLHLRADLVASAYAVEKPTSDGTVTSVEIFDAEGGLIAMFFGKRKPGEPELQPWRDLVAGLPERA; encoded by the coding sequence ATGCCTGACGATTTTCCCCCTACCCCCGTCCTTGCAGACGATCTGGCGCGCCGACTCGCCGATCTGAAGACCAGCGAGCCCAACCTGCGGGCCCGCGACCTGGCGGCCCGCCTCGGCATCAGCGAGGCGGAACTGGTCGCGCTGTCGTGCGGCGACGGCACGGTGCGGCTGACCGGCCCCTTCGGCGACATCCTGCAGCGCCTGCCCGACCTCGGCCCGATCATGGCGCTGACCCGGAACGAGCAATGCGTGCATGAAAAGGTCGGGCGCTTCGACAAGGTCTCGGTCGAGGGGCGGATGGGCCTGGTGCTCGATCCCGAGATCGACCTCCGCGTCTTCCTGTGGCATTGGCACAGCGGCTTCGCCCTGACCGAGGCGACCAAGGACGGCCCGCGCCGCAGCCTCCAGTTCTTCGATGCCGACGGCACCGCCATTCATAAGGTATACCTGCGTCCCGAAAGCGACCTCGCCGCCTTCGAGCGGCTGAGCGCCGATTTCCGGGCCGACGACCAGTCGCGGGCACAGGCGGTCACCCCGCGCCCGGCCGCCGCGGTGCCGAAGGCGGACGAGGCCATCGACCTGGACGGCTTCCGCGCCGGCTGGCGCGGCCTGACCGATACCCATGATTTCTTCAACCTGCTGCGCAGCTTCGAGGTTCAGCGCGAACAGGGCCTGCGCCTGATCGGCCGGGAATTCTCCCGCCCGCTCGACCCGGCGGCGCCCAAGCACATTCTGGAACAGGCGGCCGCCAGCGGCCTGCCGATCATGATCTTCGTCGGCAGCGCGGGCGTGATCCAGATCCACACCGGCACGGTCGCCCGCATCGTCGAGATGGGCCCCTGGCTGAACGTCATGGACCCCGGCTTCAACCTGCACCTGCGCGCCGATCTCGTCGCCAGCGCCTATGCGGTCGAAAAGCCGACCAGCGACGGCACCGTCACCTCGGTCGAGATCTTCGACGCCGAGGGCGGCCTGATCGCCATGTTCTTCGGCAAGCGCAAGCCCGGGGAACCGGAACTCCAGCCGTGGCGGGACCTGGTCGCCGGCCTGCCGGAACGCGCCTGA
- the pap gene encoding polyphosphate:AMP phosphotransferase translates to MFESAEIGNTLSREAYEREMPRLRARLIELQSQLIERRSTEVLIVLAGLAGAGRSESAHLIGELFDPRHVQVVPDLPPNDEERCRPPMWRFWRSLPPKGRIGVFFSGWYGLPVIDRINRRNDQAHFDARLEGIKRFEQMAVDEGALVIKFWFHLGRKDQRKRLEALAADEDTAWRVTKEDWRQAKSYRRIRNVAERAVRETSTGAAPWFVIEGLDRCYREIAVARTLVDEISRVLAAQDEDAAAAKARPRRTPRRAAAKRAAPPPLATLGETDVLSALDLTAHLPKDDYREQLPHWQGRLARLSREKKLSRHGIVALFEGYDAAGKGGAIRRVAEALDPRFYGIVPIAAPSDEERAHPYLWRFWRHLPAQGRMVMFDRSWYGRVLVERVDGFAPEPVWRRAYAEINEFEQELVEHEMIIAKFFMVVSAAEQLERFRAREKVAFKRYKITPDDWHNREKRGDYDAAVIEMIQRTSTELAPWTLVEAEDKHHARIKVLRTLVETIERSLDR, encoded by the coding sequence ATGTTCGAAAGTGCGGAAATCGGCAATACCCTGTCGCGCGAGGCTTACGAGCGGGAAATGCCGCGCTTGCGGGCCCGCCTGATCGAATTGCAATCGCAGCTGATCGAACGCCGCAGCACCGAGGTCCTGATCGTCCTGGCCGGCCTGGCCGGGGCGGGGCGCAGTGAATCGGCCCATCTGATCGGCGAATTATTCGATCCCCGCCATGTCCAGGTGGTGCCCGACCTGCCGCCCAACGACGAGGAGCGCTGCCGGCCGCCGATGTGGCGCTTCTGGCGCAGCCTGCCGCCCAAGGGCCGGATCGGGGTCTTTTTCTCGGGCTGGTACGGCCTGCCGGTGATCGACCGCATCAACCGGCGCAACGACCAGGCGCATTTCGATGCCCGGCTGGAAGGCATCAAGCGCTTCGAGCAGATGGCGGTCGACGAAGGCGCCCTGGTCATCAAATTCTGGTTCCATCTCGGCCGCAAGGACCAGCGCAAGCGCCTGGAAGCCCTGGCCGCCGACGAGGATACCGCCTGGCGCGTGACCAAGGAGGATTGGCGGCAGGCGAAATCCTATCGCCGGATCCGCAATGTCGCCGAACGGGCGGTGCGCGAAACCTCGACCGGGGCGGCGCCCTGGTTCGTGATCGAGGGGCTCGACCGCTGCTACCGGGAAATCGCCGTCGCCCGCACCCTGGTGGACGAGATTTCCCGCGTGCTGGCCGCCCAGGACGAGGATGCGGCCGCCGCGAAGGCACGGCCCCGCCGCACCCCCCGGCGCGCGGCGGCGAAGCGCGCGGCGCCGCCGCCCCTGGCCACCCTGGGCGAAACCGATGTGCTGAGCGCGCTCGATCTGACGGCGCATCTGCCGAAGGACGACTACCGGGAACAATTGCCCCATTGGCAGGGCCGCCTGGCCCGGCTGTCGCGGGAAAAGAAGCTGAGCCGGCACGGCATCGTCGCCCTGTTCGAAGGCTATGACGCCGCGGGCAAGGGCGGGGCGATCCGCCGTGTCGCCGAGGCGCTGGATCCGCGCTTCTATGGCATCGTCCCGATCGCCGCCCCGAGCGACGAGGAGCGGGCCCACCCCTATCTGTGGCGGTTCTGGCGCCACCTGCCGGCCCAGGGGCGCATGGTCATGTTCGACCGCTCGTGGTACGGCCGTGTCCTGGTCGAACGGGTGGACGGTTTCGCGCCGGAACCGGTCTGGCGCCGCGCCTATGCCGAGATCAACGAGTTCGAGCAGGAATTGGTCGAACACGAGATGATCATCGCCAAATTCTTCATGGTGGTGTCGGCGGCGGAACAGCTGGAACGCTTCCGGGCGCGCGAGAAGGTCGCCTTCAAGCGCTACAAGATCACCCCCGACGATTGGCACAACCGGGAAAAGCGCGGCGACTACGACGCGGCGGTGATCGAGATGATCCAGCGCACCTCGACCGAACTGGCCCCCTGGACCCTGGTCGAGGCCGAGGACAAGCACCACGCCCGCATCAAGGTGCTGCGCACCCTGGTCGAGACCATCGAACGCAGCCTCGACCGCTGA